Proteins encoded within one genomic window of Macrobrachium nipponense isolate FS-2020 chromosome 9, ASM1510439v2, whole genome shotgun sequence:
- the LOC135218194 gene encoding protein fem-1 homolog C-like codes for MINSGYNSDPGSKPGSTQSSPSGTEHCHEEAKEEERSLLCMAALRGHKNFVRFLVESQNAHIEELGTVAVRGILVPGVRALWCASVRGHYRIVEFLLSKGANPNGVTTFESSPLRAACEQGHLHTVRLLVQHGADIDATNESSVTSLMIASFNGYLEIVKCLLDAGADVNNKNKNGKSALHYCSEAGHVEVMKALLDHNALMDADSTEIKPLLVASSRGYKDMVEYLVTRDDLITIREKVDALELLGASLFIETEDIVTTINYWTSAMSQRYVNGTLIYPKSEDNLSCTSQEDFSEVTTLQELEDIELDPEEIHLQSLLVMERVLGSGHMQTMTSIREMGLDYVDEGAFKMCIDLWVHAIDTQRNYLHPLKQSRMFHFESFVGLFGFMTNSENARIGNYNPREYFDDFMCVFDRVVIEIGLFISSLNNADDHVRMKREFNPRRFMNIALHLLLPFIKIQPGLTKSQWETVKEALYKLVKLNPRNSSGSTLLHMACSRKFKDVEDSIIPASVTAKTEIVDLLLETGCDPSATDHEGNTPLHELAMNKVCPKDLVDALLSGGAHLDAMNSQGQTFASLRASRGQPVSQLVNVVRHTSLQCLAAASIRRHGIPYKDVLPSRLVKFVDIH; via the exons TCATCTCCATCGGGCACTGAGCACTGCCATGAGGAGGCCAAGGAGGAAGAACGTTCTTTATTGTGCATGGCAGCTCTTCGTGGACATAAAAACTTCGTCAGATTCCTCGTTGAATCCCAAAATGCACACATCGAAGAACTGGGCACAG TTGCAGTCCGAGGAATTCTTGTACCTGGAGTGCGTGCTTTATGGTGTGCTAGTGTTAGAGGCCACTACCGGATAGTTGAATTTCTCCTTTCCAAAGGGGCTAATCCAAATGGCGTTACTACTTTCGAAAGCTCTCCGTTGCGAGCAGCATGTGAGCAAGGCCACCTCCATACTGTCAGACTGCTTGTGCAACACGGAGCAG ATATTGATGCTACTAATGAAAGCTCTGTCACTTCTCTGATGATAGCTTCCTTCAACGGCTATTTGGAAATTGTCAAGTGCCTCTTAGATGCTGGTGCTGAtgtgaacaataaaaataaaaacgggaaAAGCGCACTGCATTACTGCTCAGAAGCAGGCCATGTGGAGGTCATGAAAGCGTTGCTGGACCACAACGCTCTGATGGATGCTGACAGCACTG AAATAAAACCCTTGCTGGTTGCAAGCAGTCGCGGTTACAAGGACATGGTAGAATATCTAGTGACCAGAGATGATTTGATAACTATAAGAGAAAAAGTCGATGCATTGGAGCTACTTGGAGCTTCCCTTTTCATCGAAACGGAAGATATAGTCACTACAATCAACTACTGGACATCAGCAATGAGTCAGAG GTATGTCAACGGCACCCTGATTTATCCAAAATCTGAGGATAATTTGTCATGTACTTCACAAGAGGACTTCAGTGAGGTCACCACCTTGCAGGAATTAGAAGATATAGAATTAGACCCTGAGGAAATTCATTTGCAGTCGCTTCTCGTGATGGAAAGGGTTTTAGGTTCCGGTCACATGCAAACAATGACGAGTATTAGGGAAATGGGGCTTGATTATGTAGATGAAGGTGCTTTCAAGATGTGCATTGACTTGTGGGTTCACGCCATCGATACACAACGCAATTATCTACATCCACTAAAGCAGAGTAGGATGTTTCATTTCGAGTCGTTCGTTGGCTTGTTTGGATTCATGACGAACAGTGAGAACGCCCGTATCGGGAATTATAACCCGAGGGaatattttgatgattttatGTGTGTATTTGATAGAGTCGTAATAGAAATAGgactatttatttcttcattaaacaATGCTGACGATCATGTAAGGATGAAACGTGAGTTTAACCCTCGCCGGTTTATGAATATAGCTTTGCATTTATTACTACCGTTTATAAAAATACAGCCTGGCCTCACAAAATCTCAGTGGGAGACGGTGAAAGAAGCATTGTACAAACTGGTGAAGTTGAATCCCAGGAATTCCTCAGGTTCGACTCTGCTGCACATGGCTTGCTCCAGAAAATTTAAGGACGTTGAAGATTCGATAATACCGGCGTCTGTCACTGCCAAAACCGAAATCGTAGACCTTCTGTTAGAGACTGGCTGTGATCCTAGTGCCACAGACCACGAAGGTAACACGCCCCTCCACGAACTCGCCATGAATAAAGTGTGTCCCAAAGATTTGGTAGATGCCCTCTTGTCGGGTGGGGCTCACTTAGACGCAATGAATAGTCAGGGGCAAACTTTTGCATCTTTGAGAGCTTCCCGAGGGCAGCCTGTTTCTCAACTGGTGAATGTTGTTCGTCACACCTCTTTGCAATGCCTGGCTGCAGCGAGCATTCGGAGACATGGGATTCCTTACAAGGATGTATTGCCTTCCAGACTTGTGAAGTTTGTAGACATCCACTGA